The Pongo abelii isolate AG06213 chromosome 23, NHGRI_mPonAbe1-v2.0_pri, whole genome shotgun sequence genome includes a window with the following:
- the PLXNB2 gene encoding plexin-B2 isoform X1, with translation MALQLWALTLLGLLGAGASLRPRKLDFFRSEKELNHLAVDEASGVVYLGAVNALYQLDAKLQLEQQVATGPALDNKKCTPPIEASQCHEAEMTDNVNQLLLLDPPRKRLVECGSLFKGICALRALSNISLRLFYEDGSGEKSFVASNDEGVATVGLVSSTGPGGDRVLFVGKGNGPHDNGIIVSTRLLDRTDSREAFEAYTDHATYKAGYLSTNTQQFVAAFEDGPYVFFVFNQQDKHPARNRTLLARMCREDPNYYSYLEMDLQCRDPDVHAAAFGTCLAASVAAPGSGRVLYAVFSRDSRSSGGPGAGLCLFPLDEVHAKMEANRNACYTGTWEASRDIFYKPFHGEIQCGGHALGSSKSFPCGSEHLPYPLGSRDGLKATAVLQRGGLNLTAVTVTAENNHTVAFLGTSDGRILKVYLTPDGTSSEYDSILVEINKRVKRDLVLSGDLASLYAMTQDKVFRLPVQECLSYPTCTQCRDSQDPYCGWCVVEGRCTRKAECLRAEEASHWLWSRSKSCVAITSAQPQNMSRRAQGEVQLTVSPLPALSEEDELLCLFGESPPHPARVEGEAVICNSPSSIPVTPPGQDHVAVTIQLLLRRGNIFLTSYQYPFYDCRQAMSLEENLPCISCVSNRWTCQWDLRYHECREASPNPEDGIVRAHMEDSCPQFLGPSPLVIPMNHETDVTFQGKNLDTVKGFSLHVGSDLLKFMEPVSMQESGTFVFRTPKLSHDANETLPLHLYVKSYGKNIDSKLHVTLYSCSFGRSDCSLCRAANPDYRCAWCGGQSRCVYEALCNTTSECPPPVITRIQPETGPLGGGIRITILGSNLGVRAGDIQRISVAGRNCSFQPERYSVSTRIVCVIEAAEAPFTGGVEVDVFGKLGRSPPNVQFTFQQPQPLSVEPQQGPQAGGTTLTIHGTHLDTGSQEDARVTLNGVPCKVTKFGAQLQCVTGPQATRGQMLLEVSYGGSPVPSPGIFFTYRENPVLRAFEPLRSFASGGRSINVTGQGFSLIQRFAMVVIAEPLQSWQPPREAESPQPMTVVGTDYVFHNDTKVVFLSPAVPEEPEAYNLTVLIEMDGHRALLRTEAGAFEYVPDPTFENFTGGVKKQVNKLIHARGTNLNKAMTLQEAEAFVGAERCTMKTLTETDLYCEPPEVQPPPKRRQKRDTTHNLPEFIVKFGSREWVLGRVEYDTRVSDVPLSLILPLVIVPMVVVIAVSVYCYWRKSQQAEREYEKIKSQLEGLEESVRDRCKKEFTDLMIEMEDQTNDVHEAGIPVLDYKTYTDRVFFLPSKDGDKDVMITGKLDIPEPRRPVVEQALYQFSNLLNSKSFLINFIHTLENQREFSARAKVYFASLLTVALHGKLEYYTDIMRTLFLELLEQYVVAKNPKLMLRRSETVVERMLSNWMSICLYQYLKDSAGEPLYKLFKAIKHQVEKGPVDAVQKKAKYTLNDTGLLGDDVEYAPLTVSVIVQDEGVDAIPVKVLNCDTISQVKEKIIDQVYRGQPCSCWPRPDSVVLEWRPGSTAQILSDLDLTSQREGRWKRVNTLMHYNVRDGATLILSKVGVSQQPEDSQQDLPGERHALLEEENRVWHLVRPTDEVDEGKSKRGSVKEKERTKAITEIYLTRLLSVKGTLQQFVDNFFQSVLAPGHVVPPAVKYFFDFLDEQAEKHNIQDEDTIHIWKTNSLPLRFWVNILKNPHFIFDVHVHEVVDASLSVIAQTFMDACTRTEHKLSRDSPSNKLLYAKEISTYKKMVEDYYKGIRQMVQVSDQDMNTHLAEISRAHTDSLNTLVALHQLYQYTQKYYDEIINALEEDPAAQKMQLAFRLQQIAAALENKVTDL, from the exons ATGGCACTGCAGCTCTGGGCCCTGACCCTGCTGGGCCTGCTGGGCGCAGGTGCCAGCCTGAGGCCCCGCAAGCTGGACTTCTTCCGCAGCGAGAAAGAGCTGAACCACCTGGCTGTGGATGAGGCCTCAGGCGTGGTGTACCTGGGGGCGGTGAATGCCCTCTACCAGCTGGATGCGAAGCTGCAGCTGGAGCAGCAGGTGGCCACGGGCCCGGCCCTGGACAACAAGAAGTGCACGCCGCCCATCGAGGCCAGCCAGTGCCATGAGGCTGAGATGACCGACAATGTCAACCAGCTGCTGCTGCTCGACCCTCCCAGGAAGCGCCTGGTGGAGTGCGGCAGCCTCTTCAAGGGCATCTGCGCCCTGCGCGCCCTGAGCAACATCTCCCTCCGCCTGTTCTACGAGGACGGCAGTGGGGAGAAGTCTTTTGTGGCCAGCAATGACGAGGGCGTGGCCACAGTGGGGCTGGTGAGCTCCACGGGTCCCGGTGGTGACCGCGTGCTGTTTGTGGGCAAAGGCAACGGGCCGCACGACAACGGCATCATCGTGAGCACCCGGCTGCTGGACCGGACCGACAGCAGGGAGGCCTTTGAAGCCTACACGGACCACGCCACTTATAAGGCCGGCTACCTGTCCACTAACACACAGCAGTTCGTGGCGGCCTTCGAGGACGGCCCCTACGTCTTCTTTGTCTTCAACCAGCAGGACAAGCACCCGGCCCGGAACCGCACGCTGCTGGCGCGCATGTGCAGAGAGGACCCCAACTACTACTCCTACCTGGAGATGGACCTGCAGTGCCGGGACCCCGACGTCCATGCCGCTGCCTTTGGCACCTGCCTGGCCGCCTCCGTGGCTGCGCCTGGCTCTGGCAGGGTGCTGTATGCTGTCTTCAGCAGAGACAGCCGGAGCAGTGGGGGGCCCGGTGCGGGCCTCTGCCTGTTCCCACTGGACGAGGTGCACGCCAAGATGGAGGCCAACCGCAACGCCTGCTACACAGGCACCTGGGAGGCGTCCCGTGACATCTTCTACAAGCCCTTCCATGGCGAGATCCAGTGCGGCGGCCACGCGCTG GGCTCCAGCAAGAGCTTCCCATGTGGCTCGGAGCACCTGCCCTACCCACTGGGCAGCCGCGACGGGCTCAAAGCCACAGCCGTGCTGCAGCGTGGAGGCCTGAACCTGACGGCCGTGACAGTCACCGCCGAGAACAACCACACTGTTGCTTTTCTGGGCACCTCTGACGGCCGGATCCTCAAG GTGTACCTCACCCCAGATGGCACCTCCTCAGAGTACGACTCTATCCTTGTGGAGATAAACAAGAGAGTCAAGCGTGACCTGGTACTGTCTGGAGACCTGGCCAGCCTCTACGCCATGACCCAGGACAAG GTGTTCCGGTTGCCGGTGCAGGAGTGCCTGAGCTACCCGACCTGCACCCAGTGCCGCGACTCGCAGGACCCCTACTGCGGCTGGTGCGTCGTCGAGGGACG ATGCACCCGGAAGGCCGAGTGTCTGCGGGCGGAGGAGGCCAGCCACTGGCTGTGGAGCCGAAGCAAGTCCTGCGTGGCCATCACCAGTGCCCAGCCACAGAACATGAGCCGGCGGGCCCAGGGGGAG GTGCAGCTGACCGTCAGCCCCCTCCCTGCCCTGAGTGAGGAGGACGAGTTGCTGTGCCTTTTTGGGGAGTCGCCGCCACACCCCGCCCGCGTGGAGGGCGAGGCCGTCATCTGCAACTCCCCGAGCAGCATCCCCGTCACGCCACCAGGCCAGG ACCACGTGGCCGTGACCATCCAGCTCCTCCTTAGACGAGGCAACATCTTTCTCACGTCCTACCAGTACCCCTTCTACGACTGCCGCCAGGCCATGAGCCTGGAGGAGAACCTGCC GTGCATCTCCTGCGTGAGCAACCGCTGGACCTGCCAGTGGGACCTGCGCTACCATGAGTGCCGGGAGGCCTCGCCCAACCCTGAGGACGGCATCGTCCGTGCCCACATG GAGGACAGCTGTCCCCAGTTCCTGGGACCCAGCCCCCTGGTGATCCCCATGAACCACGAGACAGACGTGACCTTCCAGGGCAAGAACCTGGACACTGTGAAG GGTTTCTCCCTGCACGTGGGCAGTGACTTGCTCAAGTTCATGGAGCCAGTGAGCATGCAGGAATCTGGGACCTTCGTCTTTCGGACCCCAAAG CTGTCCCATGATGCCAACGAGACGCTGCCCCTGCACCTCTACGTCAAGTCTTACGGCAAGAATATCGACAGCAAGCTCCACG TGACCCTCTACAGCTGCTCCTTTGGCCGCAGCGACTGCAGCCTGTGCCGGGCCGCTAACCCCGACTACAGGTGTGCGTGGTGTGGGGGCCAGAGCAGGTGCGTGTATGAGGCCCTGTGCAACACCACCTCCGAGTGCCCGCCGCCCGTCATCACCAGG ATCCAGCCTGAGACGGGCCCCCTGGGTGGGGGCATCCGCATCACCATCCTGGGGTCCAATTTGGGCGTCCGAGCAGGGGACATCCAGAGGATCTCTGTGGCCGGCCGGAACTGCTCCTTTCAACCGGAACGTTACTCCGTGTCCACCCG GATCGTGTGTGTGATCGAGGCTGCGGAGGCGCCCTTCACTGGGGGTGTCGAGGTGGACGTCTTCGGGAAACTGGGCCGTTCGCCTCCCAACGTCCAGTTCACCTTCCAA CAGCCCCAGCCTCTCAGTGTGGAGCCGCAGCAGGGACCGCAGGCGGGCGGCACCACACTGACCATCCACGGCACCCACCTGGACACGGGCTCCCAGGAGGACGCGCGGGTGACCCTCAACGGCGTCCCGTGTAAAGT GACGAAGTTTGGGGCGCAGCTCCAGTGTGTCACTGGCCCCCAGGCAACACGGGGCCAGATGCTCCTGGAGGTCTCCTACGGGGGGTCCCCCGTGCCCAGCCCCGGCATCTTCTTCACCTACCGCGAAAACCCCGTACTACGAGCCTTCGAGCCGCTACGAAGCTTTGCCAG TGGTGGCCGCAGCATCAACGTCACGGGTCAGGGCTTCAGCCTGATCCAGAGGTTTGCCATGGTGGTCATCGCGGAGCCCCTGCAGTCCTGGCAGCCGCCGCGGGAGGCTGAATCCCCGCAGCCCATGACG GTGGTGGGTACAGACTACGTGTTCCACAACGACACCAAGGTCGTCTTCCTGTCCCCGGCTGTGCCCGAGGAGCCAGAGGCCTATAACCTCACGGTGCTGATCGAGATGGACGGGCACCGTGCCCTGCTCAGGACGGAGGCCGGGGCCTTCGAGTACGTGCCTGACCCCACCTTTGAGAACTTCACAGGAGGCGTCAAGAAGCAGGTCAACAAGCTCATCCACGCCCGG GGCACCAATCTGAACAAGGCGATGACGCTGCAGGAGGCCGAGGCCTTCGTGGGTGCCGAGCGCTGCACCATGAAGACGCTGACGGAGACCGACCTGTACTGTGAGCCCCCGGAGGTGCAGCCCCCGCCCAAGCGGCGGCAGAAACGAGACACCACACACAACCTGCCCGAGTTCATT GTGAAGTTCGGCTCTCGCGAGTGGGTGCTGGGCCGCGTGGAGTACGACACACGGGTGAGCGACGTGCCGCTCAGCCTCATCTTGCCGCTGGTCATTGTACCCATGGTGGTCGTCATCGCGGTGTCTGTCTACTGCTACTG GAGGAAGAGCCAGCAGGCCGAACGAGAGTATGAGAAGATCAAGTCCCAGCTGGAGGGCCTGGAGGAGAGCGTGCGGGACCGCTGCAAGAAGGAATTCACAG ACCTGATGATCGAGATGGAGGACCAGACCAATGACGTGCACGAGGCTGGCATCCCGGTGCTGGACTACAAGACCTACACCGACCGCGTCTTCTTCCTGCCCTCCAAGGACGGTGACAAGGACGTGATGATCACCGGCAAGCTGGACATCCCCGAGCCGCGGCGGCCAGTGGTGGAGCAGGCCCTCTACCAGTTCTCCAACCTGCTGAACAGCAAGTCCTTCCTCATCAAT TTCATCCACACCCTGGAGAACCAGCGGGAGTTCTCGGCCCGCGCCAAGGTCTACTTTGCGTCCCTGCTGACGGTGGCACTGCACGGGAAACTGGAGTACTACACGGACATCATGCGCACGCTCTTCCTGGAGCTCCTGGAGCAGTATGTGGTGGCCAAGAACCCCAAGCTGATGCTGCGCAG GTCTGAGACTGTGGTGGAGAGGATGCTGTCCAACTGGATGTCCATCTGCCTGTACCAGTACCTCAAG GACAGTGCCGGGGAGCCCCTGTACAAGCTCTTCAAGGCCATCAAACACCAGGTGGAAAAGGGCCCGGTGGATGCGGTGCAGAAGAAGGCCAAATACACTCTCAACGACACGGGGCTGCTGGGGGACGATGTGGAGTACGCACCCCTG ACGGTGAGCGTGATCGTGCAGGACGAGGGAGTGGATGCCATCCCAGTGAAGGTCCTCAACTGTGACACCATCTCCCAGGTCAAGGAGAAGATCATTGACCAGGTGTACCGTGGGCAGCCCTGCTCCTGCTGGCCCAGGCCAGACAGCGTGGTCCTGG AGTGGCGTCCGGGCTCCACAGCGCAGATCCTGTCGGACCTGGACCTGACGTCACAGCGGGAGGGCCGGTGGAAGCGCGTCAACACCCTTATGCACTACAAT GTCCGGGATGGAGCCACCCTCATCCTGTCCAAGGTGGGGGTCTCCCAGCAGCCGGAGGACAGCCAGCAGGACCTTCCTGGGGAGC GGCATGCCCTCCTGGAGGAGGAGAACCGGGTGTGGCACCTGGTGCGGCCGACCGACGAGGTGGACGAGGGCAAGTCCAAGAGAGGTAGCGTGAAAGAGAAGGAGCGGACGAAGGCCATCACCGAGATCTACCTGACGCGGCTGCTTTCGGTCAAG GGCACACTGCAGCAGTTTGTGGACAACTTCTTCCAGAGCGTGCTGGCGCCTGGGCACGTGGTGCCACCCGCAGTCAAGTACTTCTTCGACTTCCTGGACGAGCAGGCAGAGAAGCACAACATCCAGGATGAGGACACCATCCACATCTGGAAGACGAACAG CTTACCGCTCCGGTTCTGGGTGAACATCCTCAAGAACCCCCACTTCATCTTTGACGTGCATGTCCACGAGGTGGTGGACGCCTCGCTGTCAGTCATCGCGCAGACCTTCATGGACGCCTGCACACGCACGGAGCATAAGCTGAGCCGA GATTCTCCCAGCAACAAGCTGCTGTACGCCAAGGAGATCTCCACCTACAAGAAGATGGTGGAGGA TTACTACAAGGGGATCCGGCAGATGGTGCAGGTCAGCGACCAGGACATGAACACACACCTGGCAGAGATTTCCCGG GCACACACGGACTCCTTGAACACTCTCGTGGCACTACACCAGCTCTACCAATACACGCAGAAGTACTATGACGAG ATCATCAATGCCTTGGAGGAGGACCCTGCCGCCCAGAAGATGCAGCTGGCCTTCCGCCTGCAGCAGATTGCGGCTGCACTGGAGAACAAGGTCACTGACCTCTGA
- the PLXNB2 gene encoding plexin-B2 isoform X2, with amino-acid sequence MALQLWALTLLGLLGAGASLRPRKLDFFRSEKELNHLAVDEASGVVYLGAVNALYQLDAKLQLEQQVATGPALDNKKCTPPIEASQCHEAEMTDNVNQLLLLDPPRKRLVECGSLFKGICALRALSNISLRLFYEDGSGEKSFVASNDEGVATVGLVSSTGPGGDRVLFVGKGNGPHDNGIIVSTRLLDRTDSREAFEAYTDHATYKAGYLSTNTQQFVAAFEDGPYVFFVFNQQDKHPARNRTLLARMCREDPNYYSYLEMDLQCRDPDVHAAAFGTCLAASVAAPGSGRVLYAVFSRDSRSSGGPGAGLCLFPLDEVHAKMEANRNACYTGTWEASRDIFYKPFHGEIQCGGHALGSSKSFPCGSEHLPYPLGSRDGLKATAVLQRGGLNLTAVTVTAENNHTVAFLGTSDGRILKVYLTPDGTSSEYDSILVEINKRVKRDLVLSGDLASLYAMTQDKVFRLPVQECLSYPTCTQCRDSQDPYCGWCVVEGRCTRKAECLRAEEASHWLWSRSKSCVAITSAQPQNMSRRAQGEVQLTVSPLPALSEEDELLCLFGESPPHPARVEGEAVICNSPSSIPVTPPGQDHVAVTIQLLLRRGNIFLTSYQYPFYDCRQAMSLEENLPCISCVSNRWTCQWDLRYHECREASPNPEDGIVRAHMEDSCPQFLGPSPLVIPMNHETDVTFQGKNLDTVKLSHDANETLPLHLYVKSYGKNIDSKLHVTLYSCSFGRSDCSLCRAANPDYRCAWCGGQSRCVYEALCNTTSECPPPVITRIQPETGPLGGGIRITILGSNLGVRAGDIQRISVAGRNCSFQPERYSVSTRIVCVIEAAEAPFTGGVEVDVFGKLGRSPPNVQFTFQQPQPLSVEPQQGPQAGGTTLTIHGTHLDTGSQEDARVTLNGVPCKVTKFGAQLQCVTGPQATRGQMLLEVSYGGSPVPSPGIFFTYRENPVLRAFEPLRSFASGGRSINVTGQGFSLIQRFAMVVIAEPLQSWQPPREAESPQPMTVVGTDYVFHNDTKVVFLSPAVPEEPEAYNLTVLIEMDGHRALLRTEAGAFEYVPDPTFENFTGGVKKQVNKLIHARGTNLNKAMTLQEAEAFVGAERCTMKTLTETDLYCEPPEVQPPPKRRQKRDTTHNLPEFIVKFGSREWVLGRVEYDTRVSDVPLSLILPLVIVPMVVVIAVSVYCYWRKSQQAEREYEKIKSQLEGLEESVRDRCKKEFTDLMIEMEDQTNDVHEAGIPVLDYKTYTDRVFFLPSKDGDKDVMITGKLDIPEPRRPVVEQALYQFSNLLNSKSFLINFIHTLENQREFSARAKVYFASLLTVALHGKLEYYTDIMRTLFLELLEQYVVAKNPKLMLRRSETVVERMLSNWMSICLYQYLKDSAGEPLYKLFKAIKHQVEKGPVDAVQKKAKYTLNDTGLLGDDVEYAPLTVSVIVQDEGVDAIPVKVLNCDTISQVKEKIIDQVYRGQPCSCWPRPDSVVLEWRPGSTAQILSDLDLTSQREGRWKRVNTLMHYNVRDGATLILSKVGVSQQPEDSQQDLPGERHALLEEENRVWHLVRPTDEVDEGKSKRGSVKEKERTKAITEIYLTRLLSVKGTLQQFVDNFFQSVLAPGHVVPPAVKYFFDFLDEQAEKHNIQDEDTIHIWKTNSLPLRFWVNILKNPHFIFDVHVHEVVDASLSVIAQTFMDACTRTEHKLSRDSPSNKLLYAKEISTYKKMVEDYYKGIRQMVQVSDQDMNTHLAEISRAHTDSLNTLVALHQLYQYTQKYYDEIINALEEDPAAQKMQLAFRLQQIAAALENKVTDL; translated from the exons ATGGCACTGCAGCTCTGGGCCCTGACCCTGCTGGGCCTGCTGGGCGCAGGTGCCAGCCTGAGGCCCCGCAAGCTGGACTTCTTCCGCAGCGAGAAAGAGCTGAACCACCTGGCTGTGGATGAGGCCTCAGGCGTGGTGTACCTGGGGGCGGTGAATGCCCTCTACCAGCTGGATGCGAAGCTGCAGCTGGAGCAGCAGGTGGCCACGGGCCCGGCCCTGGACAACAAGAAGTGCACGCCGCCCATCGAGGCCAGCCAGTGCCATGAGGCTGAGATGACCGACAATGTCAACCAGCTGCTGCTGCTCGACCCTCCCAGGAAGCGCCTGGTGGAGTGCGGCAGCCTCTTCAAGGGCATCTGCGCCCTGCGCGCCCTGAGCAACATCTCCCTCCGCCTGTTCTACGAGGACGGCAGTGGGGAGAAGTCTTTTGTGGCCAGCAATGACGAGGGCGTGGCCACAGTGGGGCTGGTGAGCTCCACGGGTCCCGGTGGTGACCGCGTGCTGTTTGTGGGCAAAGGCAACGGGCCGCACGACAACGGCATCATCGTGAGCACCCGGCTGCTGGACCGGACCGACAGCAGGGAGGCCTTTGAAGCCTACACGGACCACGCCACTTATAAGGCCGGCTACCTGTCCACTAACACACAGCAGTTCGTGGCGGCCTTCGAGGACGGCCCCTACGTCTTCTTTGTCTTCAACCAGCAGGACAAGCACCCGGCCCGGAACCGCACGCTGCTGGCGCGCATGTGCAGAGAGGACCCCAACTACTACTCCTACCTGGAGATGGACCTGCAGTGCCGGGACCCCGACGTCCATGCCGCTGCCTTTGGCACCTGCCTGGCCGCCTCCGTGGCTGCGCCTGGCTCTGGCAGGGTGCTGTATGCTGTCTTCAGCAGAGACAGCCGGAGCAGTGGGGGGCCCGGTGCGGGCCTCTGCCTGTTCCCACTGGACGAGGTGCACGCCAAGATGGAGGCCAACCGCAACGCCTGCTACACAGGCACCTGGGAGGCGTCCCGTGACATCTTCTACAAGCCCTTCCATGGCGAGATCCAGTGCGGCGGCCACGCGCTG GGCTCCAGCAAGAGCTTCCCATGTGGCTCGGAGCACCTGCCCTACCCACTGGGCAGCCGCGACGGGCTCAAAGCCACAGCCGTGCTGCAGCGTGGAGGCCTGAACCTGACGGCCGTGACAGTCACCGCCGAGAACAACCACACTGTTGCTTTTCTGGGCACCTCTGACGGCCGGATCCTCAAG GTGTACCTCACCCCAGATGGCACCTCCTCAGAGTACGACTCTATCCTTGTGGAGATAAACAAGAGAGTCAAGCGTGACCTGGTACTGTCTGGAGACCTGGCCAGCCTCTACGCCATGACCCAGGACAAG GTGTTCCGGTTGCCGGTGCAGGAGTGCCTGAGCTACCCGACCTGCACCCAGTGCCGCGACTCGCAGGACCCCTACTGCGGCTGGTGCGTCGTCGAGGGACG ATGCACCCGGAAGGCCGAGTGTCTGCGGGCGGAGGAGGCCAGCCACTGGCTGTGGAGCCGAAGCAAGTCCTGCGTGGCCATCACCAGTGCCCAGCCACAGAACATGAGCCGGCGGGCCCAGGGGGAG GTGCAGCTGACCGTCAGCCCCCTCCCTGCCCTGAGTGAGGAGGACGAGTTGCTGTGCCTTTTTGGGGAGTCGCCGCCACACCCCGCCCGCGTGGAGGGCGAGGCCGTCATCTGCAACTCCCCGAGCAGCATCCCCGTCACGCCACCAGGCCAGG ACCACGTGGCCGTGACCATCCAGCTCCTCCTTAGACGAGGCAACATCTTTCTCACGTCCTACCAGTACCCCTTCTACGACTGCCGCCAGGCCATGAGCCTGGAGGAGAACCTGCC GTGCATCTCCTGCGTGAGCAACCGCTGGACCTGCCAGTGGGACCTGCGCTACCATGAGTGCCGGGAGGCCTCGCCCAACCCTGAGGACGGCATCGTCCGTGCCCACATG GAGGACAGCTGTCCCCAGTTCCTGGGACCCAGCCCCCTGGTGATCCCCATGAACCACGAGACAGACGTGACCTTCCAGGGCAAGAACCTGGACACTGTGAAG CTGTCCCATGATGCCAACGAGACGCTGCCCCTGCACCTCTACGTCAAGTCTTACGGCAAGAATATCGACAGCAAGCTCCACG TGACCCTCTACAGCTGCTCCTTTGGCCGCAGCGACTGCAGCCTGTGCCGGGCCGCTAACCCCGACTACAGGTGTGCGTGGTGTGGGGGCCAGAGCAGGTGCGTGTATGAGGCCCTGTGCAACACCACCTCCGAGTGCCCGCCGCCCGTCATCACCAGG ATCCAGCCTGAGACGGGCCCCCTGGGTGGGGGCATCCGCATCACCATCCTGGGGTCCAATTTGGGCGTCCGAGCAGGGGACATCCAGAGGATCTCTGTGGCCGGCCGGAACTGCTCCTTTCAACCGGAACGTTACTCCGTGTCCACCCG GATCGTGTGTGTGATCGAGGCTGCGGAGGCGCCCTTCACTGGGGGTGTCGAGGTGGACGTCTTCGGGAAACTGGGCCGTTCGCCTCCCAACGTCCAGTTCACCTTCCAA CAGCCCCAGCCTCTCAGTGTGGAGCCGCAGCAGGGACCGCAGGCGGGCGGCACCACACTGACCATCCACGGCACCCACCTGGACACGGGCTCCCAGGAGGACGCGCGGGTGACCCTCAACGGCGTCCCGTGTAAAGT GACGAAGTTTGGGGCGCAGCTCCAGTGTGTCACTGGCCCCCAGGCAACACGGGGCCAGATGCTCCTGGAGGTCTCCTACGGGGGGTCCCCCGTGCCCAGCCCCGGCATCTTCTTCACCTACCGCGAAAACCCCGTACTACGAGCCTTCGAGCCGCTACGAAGCTTTGCCAG TGGTGGCCGCAGCATCAACGTCACGGGTCAGGGCTTCAGCCTGATCCAGAGGTTTGCCATGGTGGTCATCGCGGAGCCCCTGCAGTCCTGGCAGCCGCCGCGGGAGGCTGAATCCCCGCAGCCCATGACG GTGGTGGGTACAGACTACGTGTTCCACAACGACACCAAGGTCGTCTTCCTGTCCCCGGCTGTGCCCGAGGAGCCAGAGGCCTATAACCTCACGGTGCTGATCGAGATGGACGGGCACCGTGCCCTGCTCAGGACGGAGGCCGGGGCCTTCGAGTACGTGCCTGACCCCACCTTTGAGAACTTCACAGGAGGCGTCAAGAAGCAGGTCAACAAGCTCATCCACGCCCGG GGCACCAATCTGAACAAGGCGATGACGCTGCAGGAGGCCGAGGCCTTCGTGGGTGCCGAGCGCTGCACCATGAAGACGCTGACGGAGACCGACCTGTACTGTGAGCCCCCGGAGGTGCAGCCCCCGCCCAAGCGGCGGCAGAAACGAGACACCACACACAACCTGCCCGAGTTCATT GTGAAGTTCGGCTCTCGCGAGTGGGTGCTGGGCCGCGTGGAGTACGACACACGGGTGAGCGACGTGCCGCTCAGCCTCATCTTGCCGCTGGTCATTGTACCCATGGTGGTCGTCATCGCGGTGTCTGTCTACTGCTACTG GAGGAAGAGCCAGCAGGCCGAACGAGAGTATGAGAAGATCAAGTCCCAGCTGGAGGGCCTGGAGGAGAGCGTGCGGGACCGCTGCAAGAAGGAATTCACAG ACCTGATGATCGAGATGGAGGACCAGACCAATGACGTGCACGAGGCTGGCATCCCGGTGCTGGACTACAAGACCTACACCGACCGCGTCTTCTTCCTGCCCTCCAAGGACGGTGACAAGGACGTGATGATCACCGGCAAGCTGGACATCCCCGAGCCGCGGCGGCCAGTGGTGGAGCAGGCCCTCTACCAGTTCTCCAACCTGCTGAACAGCAAGTCCTTCCTCATCAAT TTCATCCACACCCTGGAGAACCAGCGGGAGTTCTCGGCCCGCGCCAAGGTCTACTTTGCGTCCCTGCTGACGGTGGCACTGCACGGGAAACTGGAGTACTACACGGACATCATGCGCACGCTCTTCCTGGAGCTCCTGGAGCAGTATGTGGTGGCCAAGAACCCCAAGCTGATGCTGCGCAG GTCTGAGACTGTGGTGGAGAGGATGCTGTCCAACTGGATGTCCATCTGCCTGTACCAGTACCTCAAG GACAGTGCCGGGGAGCCCCTGTACAAGCTCTTCAAGGCCATCAAACACCAGGTGGAAAAGGGCCCGGTGGATGCGGTGCAGAAGAAGGCCAAATACACTCTCAACGACACGGGGCTGCTGGGGGACGATGTGGAGTACGCACCCCTG ACGGTGAGCGTGATCGTGCAGGACGAGGGAGTGGATGCCATCCCAGTGAAGGTCCTCAACTGTGACACCATCTCCCAGGTCAAGGAGAAGATCATTGACCAGGTGTACCGTGGGCAGCCCTGCTCCTGCTGGCCCAGGCCAGACAGCGTGGTCCTGG AGTGGCGTCCGGGCTCCACAGCGCAGATCCTGTCGGACCTGGACCTGACGTCACAGCGGGAGGGCCGGTGGAAGCGCGTCAACACCCTTATGCACTACAAT GTCCGGGATGGAGCCACCCTCATCCTGTCCAAGGTGGGGGTCTCCCAGCAGCCGGAGGACAGCCAGCAGGACCTTCCTGGGGAGC GGCATGCCCTCCTGGAGGAGGAGAACCGGGTGTGGCACCTGGTGCGGCCGACCGACGAGGTGGACGAGGGCAAGTCCAAGAGAGGTAGCGTGAAAGAGAAGGAGCGGACGAAGGCCATCACCGAGATCTACCTGACGCGGCTGCTTTCGGTCAAG GGCACACTGCAGCAGTTTGTGGACAACTTCTTCCAGAGCGTGCTGGCGCCTGGGCACGTGGTGCCACCCGCAGTCAAGTACTTCTTCGACTTCCTGGACGAGCAGGCAGAGAAGCACAACATCCAGGATGAGGACACCATCCACATCTGGAAGACGAACAG CTTACCGCTCCGGTTCTGGGTGAACATCCTCAAGAACCCCCACTTCATCTTTGACGTGCATGTCCACGAGGTGGTGGACGCCTCGCTGTCAGTCATCGCGCAGACCTTCATGGACGCCTGCACACGCACGGAGCATAAGCTGAGCCGA GATTCTCCCAGCAACAAGCTGCTGTACGCCAAGGAGATCTCCACCTACAAGAAGATGGTGGAGGA TTACTACAAGGGGATCCGGCAGATGGTGCAGGTCAGCGACCAGGACATGAACACACACCTGGCAGAGATTTCCCGG GCACACACGGACTCCTTGAACACTCTCGTGGCACTACACCAGCTCTACCAATACACGCAGAAGTACTATGACGAG ATCATCAATGCCTTGGAGGAGGACCCTGCCGCCCAGAAGATGCAGCTGGCCTTCCGCCTGCAGCAGATTGCGGCTGCACTGGAGAACAAGGTCACTGACCTCTGA